From the genome of Methylomonas sp. UP202, one region includes:
- a CDS encoding MFS transporter, with translation MTQVQDITSPMTAMEKRATVSLASIYALRMLGLFMLLPVLSLFTEQMPGSTPKLVGLTMGIYGLSQAILQIPFGLLSDRFSRKTIIVVGLLLFVAGSVVAALATDIYGVLIGRALQGCGAVSAAVMALLADLTQEVHRTKAMATIGASIGISFGVAITAGPIIADHWGIAGIFWMIALLAALAILVVLFVVPNPEKITTHRDAEYIPSELSSVITNPDLLRLNYGIFALHLILMASFVVVPLLMRDAGLEGGKHWLVYLPVLVTSMAGIIPFVIIAEKKRKMKGVFLAAISTLLVANLGFVLLHGELIGLIACLWIFFCGFNLLEATLPSLISKTAPGDLKGTAMGIYSSAQFIGAFLGGAAGGWLYGEFGPASVFLFSAGIAASWIVIAWFMSPPRYWANLLLPLKNVSPEQGGEFSKQLLDIVGVEEVRLHFEEQAAYLKVDSQRLNKDDLNQFLLQWR, from the coding sequence TTGACACAGGTTCAGGATATTACCAGTCCGATGACGGCCATGGAGAAACGGGCGACCGTCTCGCTGGCCAGTATCTACGCGCTGAGGATGCTGGGTTTGTTCATGCTGCTGCCGGTGCTGTCGTTGTTCACCGAGCAAATGCCCGGTTCGACGCCGAAATTGGTCGGTTTGACGATGGGCATTTACGGTTTGAGCCAGGCGATTCTGCAAATCCCATTCGGTTTGTTGTCCGACCGCTTCAGCCGCAAGACCATCATTGTCGTCGGATTGTTGCTGTTCGTGGCCGGCAGCGTGGTGGCCGCGCTGGCGACCGATATTTACGGCGTGTTGATCGGCCGGGCCTTGCAGGGCTGCGGCGCGGTGTCGGCGGCGGTGATGGCTTTGTTGGCCGATTTGACTCAAGAGGTACACCGCACCAAGGCGATGGCGACGATAGGCGCCAGCATCGGCATTTCCTTCGGTGTGGCGATCACGGCCGGCCCCATCATCGCCGACCATTGGGGTATCGCCGGCATCTTTTGGATGATCGCGCTGTTGGCGGCGCTGGCGATTCTAGTGGTGCTGTTCGTCGTTCCCAACCCGGAAAAAATCACCACTCACCGCGACGCCGAATACATTCCGTCCGAGCTGAGTTCGGTGATTACCAACCCGGATTTGCTGCGCCTGAATTACGGCATCTTTGCGTTGCATTTGATTTTGATGGCCAGTTTCGTGGTCGTGCCCTTGCTAATGCGCGATGCCGGCCTGGAAGGCGGCAAACATTGGCTGGTGTATTTGCCGGTGTTGGTCACGTCGATGGCCGGCATCATTCCGTTTGTCATCATCGCCGAGAAAAAACGCAAAATGAAGGGCGTGTTTCTGGCGGCTATTTCGACGTTATTGGTGGCGAATCTGGGCTTCGTGCTGCTGCACGGCGAGTTGATTGGCTTGATTGCTTGTTTGTGGATCTTTTTCTGCGGATTCAACTTACTGGAAGCTACGTTGCCGTCGCTGATTTCCAAAACCGCGCCCGGCGATTTGAAGGGCACCGCGATGGGCATTTATTCCAGTGCCCAATTCATCGGCGCCTTTTTAGGCGGCGCGGCCGGCGGCTGGCTGTACGGCGAATTCGGCCCGGCCTCGGTATTCTTGTTCTCGGCCGGTATCGCCGCCAGTTGGATAGTGATTGCCTGGTTCATGTCGCCGCCGCGCTATTGGGCCAATTTACTGTTGCCATTGAAAAACGTGTCGCCGGAGCAAGGCGGCGAGTTTTCCAAACAGCTGCTGGACATCGTTGGCGTCGAGGAAGTCCGCCTGCATTTCGAGGAACAAGCCGCCTATCTCAAAGTCGATAGCCAGCGCCTGAACAAGGACGATTTGAACCAATTTTTACTGCAATGGCGTTGA